The following nucleotide sequence is from Candidatus Flexicrinis affinis.
ATGGCAAAGAACGGACTGGTGACGTCCGCGATCACGACCCCAATCGTCTTGTTGCGGCTTGTCGTCAGGCCACGCGCTATCGCACTGGGACGGTAATTGAGATCCTGCACGACTGACAGCACCAGGTCGCGGGTCTCGGGCAGGACGCGACGCGTCCCGTTGATGACGTGCGAAACGGTCGCCGTGCTGACGCCGGCGCGTTTAGCTACATCTTTGATCGTCACCATAAGTCCAATCCGCGTAATCGGTTGCGTAATCGGTTAACTGCCGTTACACTATTCTTGACCATTTCAGATGACTTGTCAAGTTGACCGAAACCATCGCTCCGCTTGATCGTCGCCATCCGGGAGTAGAGGCATGGATCCGTACCGCGCCGCGTTGTTGGCCCATCCCCAGCTCAGTAAGTTCGACCCACTCGGCCGTATCCTGCTCTATGACGACTTCGATCATGGCATCAACGGGTGGACGGCCCTGATCGGAAACTACGAGCACTCGCTCGACTCCGTGCTGCCTGACTACCGTGACATCCGCCCGCCGATGCTGAGCAATCAGTCGATGTGGGATACCGGGACTGCCGGCTCGATGGAAGGCACCTATTCACTCAAAGTCGCCACGCGCGAACGCGCCAACTCGCTCGGTGTCGCGATCAAGCGCCACACCTTCCGGTCGCGTGGCCGGCTTCGGCTCGAGTGCTACTTCACGTTCAAACCGGAAGCCAGCGAGCTTGTTTTGTCTGAGCTTGACGTTCGAGCATTCGGCGTGCTCTTCGACCTTCAGGACGGGCGCAACGCCCAGCTGCGTTGGATGCCTCACCTGCGATACCTGAATGCCGCCAACGGGAAGCGCATCGCCCGGTGGCAGTTCAAGCCCAAGACGCGCGAGTTCCACAAGATCGGCGACTCTGGCAAGACGGTGTCGCACTTTCATCTCGGCCCAGAAGGCTGGATGGATGTGCCGATCGAACCGCAGGAGTTGTGCTACAACGAGATCGCCACGAAAATGAACTGGCACTACCTGCGAATCGACCTCGATCTCGAGTCGCGCCGTTTTCTCGGCTTCCGCTGCAACGATGTCGAATACGCAGGGGACGAGCTGCAGACGATACAGATTCCTGCGATGCCCAATTTGCTCTGCATGTTGAACGTCGGGTTCTGGATCGAGGCGGATACCGAAAAACGTGCGTTTCTGTATGTCGATTCGGTGCTGCTGTCTGGGGAGATCGACTGATGACCACGCGGACGAGCTACACCGCAGTACTCGAGCGAAACACGGTATGGGAGGGAAGCTTCGCGACCGAACCCTACGAAGGAGCTTGGGCGAGCGAAGCGGTGTTCTTCGTGAGGACGCTGGCCGCTGGCGCCGAAACGACCGCGCGCGTCCAAATTTCGCCCGACGGCATCCACTGGTGCGACGAGGGCACGCTGCTTACAGTTCCCGGCGAGGCGGAATCGCTGGCGTTTTGCCGTGTGTCACACTTTGGCGGATGGCTGCGGCTTGCAGGCACGATCCCCGCCGGGCAGAAAGCGACTGTCATTGTGTACCTGTGCTTGAAGGAATAGCGGTATGAAGATCACGCGGCTCGAATCGTTCACTGTGGCGGTCCCGTTCAAGGCGCCGATCCTGAGCGCGTTCGGCGTCAGCTACCCGGCTCGAATTCGCACGTTCATCCGCTTGCATACCGACGAGGGGCTGACCGGCATCGGAGAGACCGGCCCGAGTGCCCTGCACTACGTTAATCGCGAGAGTCTGATCACACGGTTTGACAAGAGCGTCGCGCCGGCGGTCGTCGGTGAAGACCCGTTCGACTTCAACTGGATTCGGCGCAAGCTGTATAACAGCGGTGACGCCGTGGCAGTCGAGATCGCGTGCTGGGACTTAATCGCCAAGAAGGCCGGCGTGCCACTCTATCGACTCTTGGGCGGTCACGGCGAAAAAGTGGGCGTGCCGGTCGCTGGTTACTGCTTCTTTCGAGCGCCCGCCCGCGATGGAACGGGAGGGGTCACACCTGACACGTTTGTCGACCACTGCCTCAGCGTGAAGGCCGAAGGCGGCTACTCCGTGCTGAAACTTAAGTTCGGGTCAAATCGGCCAGAGACTGAAGTCGCGCTTGCGGCCAAACTGCGCGCCTCGGCCGGGCCGGAGCTTGGGATGCGCGTGGATCCGAACGGTTCATGGTCGCTGACCACCGCGCTCCAGATGCTGAAACGCCTTGAGCCAATCGATCTTGAATACATCGAGGAACCGATACGTGTGCAGGGGCCAGCCGATGCCACAACGGCGACCGCCTTGTTGAAGCGGCTGCGCAGCATCAGCGCGACGCCGATCGCGGCAGATCACTGCTACCGGACCGATCTGCTTGCGCAGATCATCCGCGAGGACGCTGCGGATGTCGTTCTGGCCGACGTATTTGGCGCCGGTGGCATTGAACCCGCGATTAACTTCTGCCGACTGGCGGGTGCGTTTGGGCTCGGCGTTGCCATGCATAGCGGGGCCGAGCTGTGCGTCGGGCAAGTTGTCAAACTGCACGTTCACGCCGCGATGCCGGACGTCGTCACGCACGCGGGAGATTCGATCTATCCTGAGTACGCCGATGGCGTACTGCAAGGCGGCAAGCTGCAGATCAGAGACGGGTCGATGGCTGTTCCGCAGACGCCCGGACTTGGCGTTGACCTCGACCCGGTTCGGCTTGCGCGCTGGGAACTCACGGCGGACTGGCATCGCGAGCTGGACGCGTTCTGGGATCACACCAAGGCGATGATCGGCGTCACGTATCCAACATCGGACATGCTTATGCGGCATTACTAGTGCCTCGACGCTCTAGCTCCGCAACTTCTTCCGAAGCGTGTCCATTACAGCATCCGCCTCGGCCATAGCGGCCCGCGCGGAGGCCACGGTCGCGCCCGGCTCATGCAGCGCGCTCAGGATAATCTGCTCAGCGACGACGAATGCAGCGGCAGCATCTGGAACGCGGTCCGCAATACTGCGAGGGATCACCGCAACGCCGTTCAGGTCGGCGTGGATCAGGTCGTCGGGATAGACGGTTAAGCCACCCACGCGCACTGGCGTGTGCACGTCAAGAATGTGGATGAATCCATGTGACGGCACCGCGCCATCGGTAAACACCGGAAAGCTCAGCCGCTCGACCTGATCGAGATCACGCCCCGGGCCGTTGGTGATCAGCCCGACCGCGCCGAACGTGCGACACGTGGTGCACATGATTTCGCCGAACGTCGCGGCAACCGGCGGCGCGTCGAGGTCTTGAAACACGACGACTGCAGGCCCGGACAGCTCACCAAACCGGTCGACCTGTTGGGTCAGATGATGATAGGCATCGCCCTCTTTGCGGGGCGCTGCGGTTCGGCACGTCGCAGTTGCCGCAAACCCGACCATCGGCGGCAGTTTCGGGAATACCGCACGAATTGACTTATCCGTGAACCCGGTAGTATGGGGCTGCACGTCGAACAGTTCGATCACATTGCAGATCGTAGGCGTGTCGTATACCTGCTCAGTTTACGTCAGAGTGCATTCCAGTCCGTCATCGCTGTTACCCTTTTTTCGCTGCGAAATGTGCGTCGTACAGGTACTGGCAGGTCTATGTGTCCGTCGTCAAAGCATTTCGGACGTACAATTGATATGAACACTAGACATGCAGTGTAGTGGGGAGAATTGGTGATGACTGAGTCTCTCACGCCTCTGAAGATTAGGCCGCTCGTCGCCATTGTCGTCCTTATTTGCCTCGGCATGACACCCACCCACGCACAAGATGACACCGAAATCCACTTTGCCAGCGATGATAGTGCTGTCCATTTCAACTATCCGAGCGAGTGGACTATGGAAGCGCAATCCAGCACGTTCAACCAAGCCTATCGATTCGAACTCTGGACTCAGTCCAGCACGATCGCAGCCTTCATTACCAACGAGGATCGAAGTCGCATAGTGCTGGAAATCACCAATCCGCTCGCGCTTGGATATACGGATACATCTGCCTCTCCACGAGTCTATCACGTCCTCTGCCGCAGCAGAGCTTCGTGTCGCGGGCTATCCGGCCTTTCGTGTTGTCCCTGCTGTATCTTCCATGCCGACGCAAGCACCGCTCGCGATGAGCGAGAACTTCGGTGCACCGGTACCCGTCACCCCTATGGGAGCTGGCAAAGAGGTCTTCGAAGGCATCGTGTATGTGATCGTGCGTGATGACGGCTGGATAGTGCACGCAGACTTGGCCGCGCCACCCGACGAGGTCGCCAGCGGGGAGACCGTGATGCTGGGCTTACTTGAGTCCCTCGAATTCGATGCGCAGGCGGCCGCAATACCTTTTGAGCGCAACCTCCCAGTCTATGACGTGAGCGGGGTAACGCTGGATCAGAACTTCACGAGCGATGACATGCTCTTTTCGCTGCAATACCCGAGCACGTGGGGAGCTGCCACCTATAACATGATTGGTGCCGAGCAGCAGGTTGGTGCTGGCCTGTCATTTGCCGATCCTGACGCTGGTGTGGAGCTGAATGTCGTTGTGATTGACGTGACCCGCAACGAAATGGGGCTGCCGCTCGATATGGATACGCCGCAGGAGTTTATGCGTGCGGCACGGGAAGCGAGATCAGATGTGATAGGCCCGGGTAGGCTCATCGAGATCTCTGAGTTTCGTATCGCGGAGAACGATGCGGTCAGCTTCATTACTCAAGTCGAAGACCACTATACGCAGACGGTCGTTTCGCTCTGAATGACACCTGGGTTGCGGCGGCAGATGTTCAGGCGAATACGCTTGACATGGTTGAACGGCTTGGGCAAGAAGGCGTCGCGGCGCTTGGATCTCTCCGCTTCGCGCTAGGCGAGTCCTATATCATCAGTCCGGTCCTTCGTGTCGAACTCCCACCACGGTGGGTCTTCGAACGCTACGCAAACGAAGGAGACTACTACGGATTCGACTTACGACCTCCTGGAATTGCTGATCCTGTGGGACCAATGATCCATATTGAACTTGCGTACCTACTGACATGACCCGACCTCAACCTGCTATGTCGAACGCAGGGGTTAGCCGCCCCGCTTGAGATGATCGCTGCTATGGACGGTCAGACTGAAGGCGAGGCGCAATACAGGACCGTCGGCGACCATGAAGTGGTGGTCGTTCATCGCCAACAGCAAGACCCTTCCTACTACTTTGACTACAATGCACTGGTCTTGAACGAGACTTGGTTCTTGCTTTTGATCGGTGGTGCTTCGTCGAGGAAAGTCCTTGATGCAATCGCGGATGATATCGACCAGCTTCTTCTGCAGGCAGAGTTCACCTTACCTGAGGAATCACCCTAACTTGCACGTGGGTTGCTGCTCGTTGTGACGGTATCGGTAACTATCCCGTTGTTGCTACCAGTCAGACGTGGGGTCTGGCGTGGCCGAT
It contains:
- a CDS encoding mandelate racemase/muconate lactonizing enzyme family protein codes for the protein MKITRLESFTVAVPFKAPILSAFGVSYPARIRTFIRLHTDEGLTGIGETGPSALHYVNRESLITRFDKSVAPAVVGEDPFDFNWIRRKLYNSGDAVAVEIACWDLIAKKAGVPLYRLLGGHGEKVGVPVAGYCFFRAPARDGTGGVTPDTFVDHCLSVKAEGGYSVLKLKFGSNRPETEVALAAKLRASAGPELGMRVDPNGSWSLTTALQMLKRLEPIDLEYIEEPIRVQGPADATTATALLKRLRSISATPIAADHCYRTDLLAQIIREDAADVVLADVFGAGGIEPAINFCRLAGAFGLGVAMHSGAELCVGQVVKLHVHAAMPDVVTHAGDSIYPEYADGVLQGGKLQIRDGSMAVPQTPGLGVDLDPVRLARWELTADWHRELDAFWDHTKAMIGVTYPTSDMLMRHY
- a CDS encoding RraA family protein, whose product is MCNVIELFDVQPHTTGFTDKSIRAVFPKLPPMVGFAATATCRTAAPRKEGDAYHHLTQQVDRFGELSGPAVVVFQDLDAPPVAATFGEIMCTTCRTFGAVGLITNGPGRDLDQVERLSFPVFTDGAVPSHGFIHILDVHTPVRVGGLTVYPDDLIHADLNGVAVIPRSIADRVPDAAAAFVVAEQIILSALHEPGATVASARAAMAEADAVMDTLRKKLRS